The genomic interval AGGCAACCTGGTTAACCATCTCCGGGATAACCGGATTGACCTTCCCGGGCATGATGGAGGACCCGGCCTGTACTGCGGGCAGGAAAATCTCCGCGAAGCCCGTCTGCGGGCCTGAGGAGAGCAAACGAAGATCGTTGCAGATCTTTGAGAGTTTTACCGCCGCCCGCTTCAGGACACCGGACACGAGCATAAAGACGCCGGTGTCGCCGGTGGCCTCCACCAGATTGGTCGCCGAGACGAGCTGCAGCCCCGTAACCGCATTGAGTTCAATCATGACGGCTTCCCGGTATCCGGGCGGAGCGGTGATGCCGGTGCCGATGGCTGTGGCGCCAAGGTTCGATTCCCGCAGGTGCGGCAGGAGTTCCAGGAGCCTGTTCCTGTCCTCACGCAAAGTTTCGGCGAAAGCCCCGAACTCCTGGCCCATGGACATGGGTACCGCATCCTGGAGTTGCGTGCGCCCTACCTCAATGATGCCTGCGAACTCTACAGCCTTTGCCTCGAACGCCTCGCTGAGCCTGCTGTGCTCGGAACAGAGATCCGTAAGTTCCTGCTGCAGTGCGATCTTAATGGCCGTGGGGTAGACGTCGTTGGTGGACTGACTCCGGTTAACGTCGTCAATGGGGTGCAGCACGGCGTAGTCACCCTTTTCGTGGCCCATCAATTCCAGGGCCCGATTTGCTATCACCTCATTGGCATTCATGTTGGTACTGGTTCCCGCTCCACCCTGGATGGTGTCAACAACGAACTCGCCGTCCAAGAGCCCGTCCATCACCTCCCGGGAAGCCCGCTGAATAGCCTCGGATCTGACCGGCTCCAGGAGACCGAGGCTTTCGTTGGCGCGCGCTGCCGCATACTTCACAGCCCCCAGTCCCCACAGCAGGGAACGCAGGCTGCCAATGGACCGTCCGCTGACCGGGAAGTTTTCCACCGCCCGCATGGTGCTGATGCCCCAGTATGCGTCGGCAGGGACCTCTCGGTCCCCGAGACTGTCATGCTCCTGCCGGACGCCGGTGATGGTTGACGAGGGTTGTTCTGTCATGGTCCTGTTCCTGGGAAGTCGGAAAAAACCGCCTGACTACTTAGCCAGGAAGTCCAATGCGGTCAGCGCCAGGGCTGCAGCGCCGTCGTGGATTGCACGGTTGGCTGCTTCGCCAACACAGTGCGCGGCAAACTCCGGCTGATGATTGGCCGCCGGGAAGCAGCCAAGACCGATATAGGGGTGGATGGCCGGAACCACTTGGGAGACGTTGCCCATGTCGGTGGAGGCCCGGTTCATGGTCGCTTGCTCAGGTGGCACGTCAAAGTCTCGGCCAAGTGACTCTGCATGCCTGATATACAGTTCCAGCGCCCGCAAGTCTGTTCGGAACTCGGAATAGGGTTCCGATTCCGGCGTCACGGACAGCTCGCAGCCGGACGCCAAGGCTCCCGCTTCAAAGCAGCGGTGGACGCGCCCTTCCAGGCCTTTCAGCTGAGAGAGTGATTCGGCACGGACGTACCAGCGGCCTTCTGTCTTTTCCGGGATGGCGTTCGGAGCCTCACCCCCACGGGTTTGAATGCCGTGCACGCGGGTGCCGGCGGGCAGTTGCTGCCGGAGAAGGCCGAGAGCGACCTGGGCGACGATGAAGGCGTCGTTGGCGTTGACGCCCTGTTCGGGATACGCGGCGGCGTGGGCCGATTTGCCCCGATACTCCACGTGGTTGTGGGCTACCGCGAACGGGCGGGCCTCGGCCGAGTCAACCGGGCTGGGGTGCGCCATCATGGCAAGGTCAAGACCGTGGAAGGCGCCCTTCTTGAGCAGTTCGATCTTCCCGCCCCCACCTTCTTCGGCGGGGGTACCGTAGAGTTCCACCGTCAGGTCACGCTCGGCCGCGAACTCCGCGAGGGCCACCACTGTGCCACACGAGATGGCCGTGATGATGTTATGGCCGCAAGCATGCCCCAAACCCGGCAGGGCGTCGTACTCTGCCATGACGCCGATCCGATGGCTACCGTTTCCGAAGACCGCCCGTATGGCGGTAGGAAAACCCAGATATCCTTTTTCGACGTCGAAGCCGTGCCGCTCCAGATAGTCAGCTGTCCACCCGGCCGCTCGGTGTTCCTGCCAGCCAAGTTCCGGGTTCGCGTGGAGCGTCTCGGAGAGCCGGGTCAGCTCCGCTTGCTGTCCGGCCACGGCCTCCAACACACGTGTACGTTGTCCGCGCTGAACCGCCGGACTCAGCGCAGTTGCCTGTTCAGCGTTCATCGCCTGGCACCCCATAGCCAATGGAAGACGCGGGATCGAGTCCCCGAACCACATAATCCTGACGCTGCGGAAGCCACACTTCCAGCAACCGCTGAAGCTCCGCAATGGGGTCTTCATGCCAGTCCACGCGCAGGTCAGTGTCCCTCCAGCCGTGACCGGAGACCACGGAGATACCCGCGGACATCACGGGACCGACTTCCCCGCCGGCGGCTTCAGCGGCCCTTAGCGCAGCCAGGAGCCGTTCTTCGAGTTCACCGGTGGCAGCTTCGAAACCATCGCAAAGTGCCTGGGCGACAGCCGGGCTCGCCAGCATGTTGCCGGCCGCCACGCTGTTCTTCCCCCGGCCCTCGCCGACGACGCCAAGCGTGTGTGCGCCGCTAAAGACAGCGGAAGCGCCCGTGGAATCCAAGACCACCAGCTGGCGGTAATCTACCCCGGGAGCTTCGCGGACAACCGCGTCCAAGGCCTCCTGTGCGGAGAAACCGGCCTCCAGACGATCCAGCAGGGCGCTGCCGAGTCGGGGATCGGTAATGTTTTGCGAGCTCACCGCGCCCACACTGTCCCGCAGGTGGGCGCAACGTGCGGCGACAGCGGGGGAAGAGGAAGACACGGCAAGGCCAAACCGGCCGCGTCCATCCGTGCCGGCGATGCTAAACGTCACGGCGTGACCTCAGAGAGCACAGCGGTAGCGTCGATCTCCACCAGCCACTCGGTCCGCGCCAGCGCCTGCACGACGATTCCGGTCGAAACCGGGAAGACACCCTTGAGCCAGCGGCCCATGACGCGGTAGACCCTCTCGCGATAGCGCGGATCAATGATGTAGACAGTGACTTTGACGATGTCTTCGAGGCTGCTGCCGGCTTCCTTCAGGAGCATGTCAATATTGGCCATGGCCTTTTCCGTCTGGGCTTCGACGTCACCGATTCCCACGGATTCCCGCGTGTCCAGGTCCTGTCCGATCTGGCCCCGAAGATAAACCACCCCGTTCGCCACCACTGCCTGGCAGAGGTCGTTGTCCAGGTTCTGCTCCGGGTAGGTGTCCTTGGTGTTGAATGTACGGATTCGCTGGTGTTTCACTTAGCCGCTCCCTTTCCGTTCTGCTGGCTCTTATGGACTGTTCTAAAACGTCTCGAACTCAGCTTCCGCCTGCGATCCGAATCTGTCCAACAGTCCTTTTAGAACAAATTCATCTGCAAAACAGATGAATCGGGTATTCTTATCGAATGGACGTCACACTCACGCAATTGCGCTATTTTGCGGAAGCGGCCGCACAGCTGTCGATGACAGGTGCCGCTGGCCGTCTGAACGTGGCGCAATCTGCCGTGTCGGCAGCGATCGCACAGCTGGAGCGCCACATCGGCACGCAGTTCTTCATCAGGCAGCGCTCCAAAGGGCTGATACTGACTCCTGCCGGCGAGCTGTTCTTGCGCGACACCCAGGCCATTCTGGCCCACGTCGAGGAAAGCCTTGACCATGCCCGCGGCGAGCAGCAAAGCGTCAAGGGCCGCGTCCGCATGGCATGCTTCAGCACCCTCGCGCCGTTCCTGCTTCCCGGCGTCCTGAGCAGGCTGCGCGAGGAACACCCGGCACTGGAAGTAGAAGTACTCGAAACGGACATTTCAGGGTGCGTCAGCGCGCTGATCAACGGCCAGGCAGATCTGGCCTTGTGTTACGACCTCGACCTGCCGGAGGGAATCGCAGGTTCCGTGGTGCAAACGGCCCGGCCCTATTTGGCGATTCCACCCCATCATGCGCTTGCCGGTTCGGACAGCGTCCCGCTGTCGGCACTCAAAGATGAGTCGTTTGTGCTGCTGGACCTTCCCCACACCCGGGATCTCATGCTGTCAATCGCCCGGCTGAGCGGCGTGGAACCGGACATTAGATTCCGATCTGCCAGTTACGAGACCGTGCGTACTTTTGTAGCCCGGGGCCTTGGCTACTCCATTCTTCACCAGCGCCCTCAACACAAGCTGACCTACGACGGCGGACAGATAGCAACTGTGGAGATCCAGGACAACGTACCCGAACTGCGGACGGTACTGGCCCATCTGCAGTCGCAGCGCCCAACTGCACGGGTGCGGGCAGTCGCACAGGCGGTCCGGCACCAGATTGTTGCCGCGAAGGCTGCAGCACAGCCCTAACAGCGCAACCAGGTCCGCGGGCGGTGCCCTGTCACGGTCTTCCCGGTTTCCCCATCCCAGCGACCGTAAGTGACAGTGTTTGCCAGCAGGAAGATCCCACCTTCCGGCGGTCTTCCAACTGTTTTGGGCCGCAATACCTTGCATAAAACACAGAGAGTTGGCGGCAGCAGCAGCGGCGCTTATCGGCGGCCGCGCTGGCACGTAGCTCATAGTCGCGTGCCGTGCCCCGACCACACCTTCATCGAAATATCAGATGCACTTTCCATGAAATGGCTATTAGACAGATTCGGCGCGCAGGGGAAGGATAGGACATGCCAGCAATTGGGCGTGATCCACATCACGGGTTCCTGGTAGCCAGTTCCGGAATGGCGGTCAACGCGGACCACCACAGCGGACTCGCTCCCCCACAACCCCAGCATCGGATTGTTTCCTCCAGGAGTAACAGTGAACACCAATAATATTGAGGGGCGGATCAGCCGAAAAGGCCTGCGTACAAGCATCACGGCCGGATCCATCGGCGTCTTCGTCCACTGGTTTGAGTGGGCCATCTACGCCTATCTTGCCTCGACGATCGCCGTCGTCTTCTTCCCCCAACAGGACAGCACGGCAGCCCTGCTTTCTGTTTTCGCGGTCTTTGCCATCAGCTTCGGCGTCCGGCCGCTCGGCGCCCTGATCTTCGGAACTCTTGGCGACCGGATCGGGCGCAAAAAGACGCTATCGATCGTCATCCTGTCGATGAGCGGCGCTACTCTCGTTGTCGGCCTGCTGCCGACGTACGATGCCATCGGCATCTGGGCTCCTGTCCTGCTCATAGCTGCCCGCGTCGTGCAGGGCCTGGCCGCCGGTGGAGAATTCGGCAGCGCGGCTGCGTTTCTGGCGGAGTATTCGCCCCGCAAGCACCGCGGTTTCGGTGTCAGCTGGCTTGAGTTCGGTAGCCTCCTGGGCTTTCTCGCGGCTTCCCTGGTGGTGTTCGTGCTGACCAGCACGATGGACGCGTCGACAATAGAGAACGGCGGCTGGCGCATACCGTTCCTCATCGCCGTTCCGCTAGGTGTGGTGGGCTTCTACATCCGTACCAAGATCGAGGACACCCCGGAGTTCAAATCACTGGAAGAACTCGACAACATCCCCCAGAGCCCGGTGAAAGAGGTTTTCACTCGGCACTGGAAGCAACTGTTGCAGATGAGCGGGCTGGAAATCATGATGCACGTGACCTTCTACGTCGTACTTGTCTACCTCCTGACCTACCAGGAATCCGTACTGGGCTTTGACGCGGGAACCGCCGCGCTTCTCTCCACCGTGGCATCCGTCGCAGGACTCATCCTCGTACCCCTGATGGGGGCGCTCTCGGACCGTATCGGCCGCAAACCGCTCCTGATCGCTGCAGCCATCTCACTAATCGTGCTGTCATACCCGCTGTTCCTGATCATGCAGTCCGGCACCCCATGGGCAGGCGCGGTGAGCACCATCGGTCTGGGCGTTATTCTGGCACTCATCCTCGGCGTCCACGCGGCAGCCGCGGCCGAGCTCTTCCCGACCCGCACACGTCAAACCGGCCTGTCCATCGCCTACAGCATCACCGCAGCGATCTTCGCCGGCACCGTACCGTACGTCCTGACCTGGCTCATCGCCCAGACAGGCAACCAGATGATGCCCGCGTTCTACCTCGTACTCGTCGGACTGATTGGCCTGGCAGCCGTGCTGACCATGAAAGAAACCAAGGGCAGCAACCTCTTCGGCGACGAAGACAACAAACAGGCAGCCACCCTGCCGGCTCAAACGGATGACACGCTGGCTTCCTTCCACAAAACCACGCCCTAACCCGGCGGCAACAGCACGGCCCACGGACAGCACCACGCTGGTCGTGGGCCGCTGCCGTGAGATGGCCGGACGACGGACAACCAACAATCAGGAGCACCCACGCAACCCGCCGGAACTCGCCGCGTTGAACGTCTTCATCCGCGAACGCAGCCTGGCCACCGCATGACCGGCGGAGAACTCACCGCCGCACAAATCCGGGCACTCTGAACCGTCCCGGGAATCATGCCGCCTGTTTGTTGGCGGTTGCGTCGGGTAACGTGCCGGTTTGTAGATCATAATATGTCTGCTCGTATTGCTCTGGCGTCTGGTGATCCAGTGCGGAATGCAGGCGTTCGTTGTTGTACCAGTGGACCCACTCGAAGACGATCTCGATCACGTCGGTTTCGGTCTTCAACGCCCCGGCGCGGAACGGTGAATCCTTCGCGACGGCGTCGTTCTTGAACAGCCCCATCACCGTCTCGGCGGCTGCATTGTCATAGGCATCACCGACGCTGCCAATGGACGGCTGCAGGCCCTCCAGGGCCAGTGTGTCGGTGTAACGGATGGAGGTGTATTGGCTTCCGGCATCGCTGTGGTGAATCAGTCCCGCCGGTGCCGGGCGGTCGGTGTGTTCGCGCCGCCACAGGGCCATCCGCAGGCAGTGTTCGACGAACGCGGTGTCCTTGACGGTGGAGGTTTCCCAGCCGACGATCGCCCGGGAGTACAGGTCGATGACCAGGGCGACGTAGACGAATCCGGAGTAGACCGGGACGTAGGTGAAATCAGTGACCCAGACCTGGTTCGGGGCCGGGGCGGTGAAGTTCCGGTTCAGCAGGTCGCCGGCGCGGCGGCCGTCCTTGCCGGGGATGGTGGTGCGGGTCTTGCGGCCTCTGATGAGGCCGTTCATGCCCTCTTCGCGCATGAGCCGGTCCACGGTGTGTTTGGAGGCTTCCGGGAAGCCGTTATGGCGCAGCCACTGCGTCATTTTCCGCCGTCCGTAGATGATCTCGGGCCGGGGGCGTCCCTTCGCGTCGGGGACTTTCAAACTGCGGAGCGCGTCGGTGATGCGGGCGTCTTCGATGGTGCGCAGGGCTGGCAGGCGTTTCTTCCACGCCCGGTAGGTTCGTGCGGCGACCTGCACGCCCTGCTCCCGCAGGACGGCACCGATCGACTCGACCGCATAACCTTCAGCGCGCATTTCGTCGATGAATCGACAGATCAGCGGCGGCGAGGGTCGAGCTCCCTCGCGAAGAAAATCGAGGCCTGTTTGAGGATCTCGTTGGACTCTTTCAAGTCCCGCACCTCAGCCCGGAGCCGTTTGATTTCTTCCAGCTCGTCACTGCTTGGTCCGGTCTTCTCACCGGCATCGACCTGGGCCTGGACAACCCAGCGGCGCAGCGATTCGGGGCCGACGCCGAGCTTTGGCGCCAGTGCCTTGCAGGCAGCATAAACAGACGGATATTCGGACAATCGATCCATGGTCATGCGCACTGCACGGTCACGGACTTCGGGCGGGAACTGCTTGGGCATAGTCACTATCTTTCTCAAATTAGATAGCGGCATCAAACCCGGGACGGTTCAATGGCTTCGACGCCATCGACCGAGCTGTCATAGAAACTCACACCCCACTGCCCACCACGGCTCCGCATCGAGAGCCTCCTGGCAGCCACGAACAGGATGCCACACGCTCCGTGCCGGCGCGGCAGGGGGATCTACCCGGGCGCCTGGCAACAAGACCGAGTCCATAACCATGACCACACCTTGGGGCTGCGGGGGCATTCCGGCTCCTCCGCACGCGAACCTCTGAAAATGTTGGCCTAGGACTGCATCCGCGGCGAACCGCTACACACGACAAGAGGCCATTTATCGGCGACGAACCAACGGGAGGGGAAGGGGAGGCGAAAACTCCTGTCACCTACCCCACACTAAGAGGCCAATCAGTCGACGTGGTCGACGAATTCTGATGTACTTCTTGTCCTTGACGTACATCATGTACGTAATGCATGATGCATGTATGACTACTCCAACTCATCAGCGACGCACCTTTGGCTTCGCCGATGCCCGAAAGTCCTTAAAAGCGATCCTTGATACAAGCGACCGCGGCGGCTTGTCAGTGGTCACGCGTGGGGGAAGTTCGGCTTCGGTGGTCAACACAGACCGGCTCCGTGCGTTTCTGGTGAGGACTACACCGGCAAATGTTCAGGTCGTGCCTGAGGACGGGGCATGGGCAATGTTTATCCCGGGCCTTCCCTTGGCAGCTGAGGGCACCACACTCGAGGAGGCCACCCTTGACCTGATCGATGCCCTCCGAGACTACGCCGAAGACTGGGAAGATCATTTGAGCACTGCACCGAACCACGACGGAAACTGGGCGCTGGTGCAGATCATCGATGCCTCCGCTGATGAGCAGCTGGCGGAGTGGCTGACCGGTAGCACGCGGTGAGCCAAAAGTACCCACCCGCCGCCAGAGATGACCACGAGTCCTTTTGCAAAATCGAACACTGGAAGCCTGTGCTAAACGCGCTGGGCCAGAAAGTTCGCCACCACGCCACCTATGAACTTGCGTTGCATGACGGGCGGATCCTGCGGACACGAATTTCACGGCCCGTGGACAGGACTACCTATGGCGCTTCGCTTTGGGGTGCAATCCTCAAGGACCAACTAGAGGTCACAGTGGACGAATTCTGGGCATGTGTGAACGATGGCAGCCTGCCTGACCGGGGCACACCTGAGGTGCCGCAGAACGCGTTGCCGTTGGAGCTGGTCATCCTGCTGACCAGAACGGCAAAGATCCCGGAGGAGACCGTGGCCGCCATGACGAAAGAGGAGGCCGTGAAGGCCATGAACGATTTCTGGACCGCCAGTACAGCAGATCCGAAACAACCCTAGACACAAGGCGGAGGCCACGGATCGCGAATCCGCGGCCTCCGCCGTTATTGCGGATCCGAATGTCCGCTGCGCTGGGCGTACTTATGCCGGCGCGGGCTCCCTTCCTGCTGCTGCGTGGGTGATCGGGTGCCTCAGACTCTTCTCAGCCTGCAGACGCGCCCTAGGGAAATGGTAGCCAGCAATCTCTGTGGCCTAAGATCAGCGTGTGAATCAAGGGGAAACCAAGTCATCTCAACGTCATGCATTCATTTCGTACGTCCACGAGGACAAGGAAAGGGTTGACAGGCTCCAGGAAGTGCTTGAGGCTGTCGGGGTTTCGGTGTGGCGGGATACCAAGGATCTCTGGCCTGGGCAGAACTGGGAAGATCAGATCCGCGCAGCGATCAAGTCCGAAAGTCTGGTGTTCATAGCGTGCTTCTCCGAGCACACGGCCGCAAAGACCAAGACCTACCAGAACCTTGAACTAGTGCTGGCAGCTGATGAGTATCGTCTGCGGCCGCCCAGCACCGATTGGCTCTTGCCGGTCCGGTTTAGTGAGTGCGTTGTGCCGGACTACAACCTTGGGGCTGGACGGACGCTTGGGTCGATTCAACGCACGGATCTGTTTGGAGAGTCGGAGACCCTCCAAACAATTCGACTCGCGGAGGTTGTTAAGCGGATTGTCTTACCGGAACACTTGGCAGAACAGCCAATCGAGCCTGCCATTGCGGTAGGTATGGCGGAGTCGCGGAAGGCCGATTCCCCACGCGCGGTCAAGATACAGGAAATCAAAGCTCTCCTGCGCGATCCCAACGGCGACATTTCGTTGGAGGACCTGGCCAAGGGCGTCCTGAAGCCAATTCGGAGTGTCCTGAACGATCCAGAGAAATTCCCCACATCCATGCCGTCTGCGGTTGCCAACTCCCAGCTTGCCCATGCTGGGTACTTCATCAAGCAGATCCAGCAGTATGACAAGGCTTTGGAGCCCGCGTTCCAGCTCATTCAGCTAGGCGCGATGTACGGCTTGCGCCGTCATGAACCCATTTGGACACGCCTCGTTCAAGACTTGGCGTCCACCGCGCAGCGGACCTCAGGAAACACCGCACTCTTGGCTCTGCGCGGCTACCCTCTCGTTGTTATCGCCCACGTAGCCAGCATGGCAGCCATAGCACGCGACAACTACGGCGCTCTCCGGGCGTTCGTTGCGGATCCGGAGGCACGGACCACCAACGGCAAAATCCCTGTCGTGATGGAGTTCGGCCCCCGCCAGGTTGTGAGCGAGATCCAATGGATACCGTCTGCGCTCGTGATCGCTGAAGACAACGGTGTCGAGGCAGACGAAACTGATCGAGGGACTCCTCAGCGGAAGTATTGGGAAGCGCCACACGCCTATTTCCGACCATATCTTCCGACTCCTGATGCCTCTTTTTGAGGATTACGTCGGGGACGAGGAAGAATATGCCGAGGTGTTCGACAGGGCCGAGATATTCATGGATCTAATGGCCGCCGATGCCGCAGTAGTAAACCCTGACCTATACCGGGGGTGGCGTGGAGGGTACGGCCGGTACACATGGAAGTACATGCGCTCAAGGAACCAGCCAGAAAAAGCCCTCAGCGCTGCCTTTGAGGCCTCGCCCCAAGGCTGGTCCCCGCTTCTGGACGGGATCTTCGGCGGCGCCGCGGAACGGGCCAAAGCAGCGTTTTCAGACGTAATCTCCAACGCCGAAGCCGTACGCCAGAACCAGTGGTAGCCGCCTGTGGGAACGCCCGATGCGACTTCTGGGACCTCGTTCCGACTATGTGCCCGCTCTAGTGAAGAGACTTTGAGTCGGCTGAACGGTCTCGCTTAGGGTTTGCCCTGGCTGCGCTGCCTGCCGGTCTCTGTCAATAACGGAGTAATCGTTCGAGGGCGGCCGCCGCCAGCCCGGCCGAAATTCGTTCAGACAGGTGAAACTTGCACCGTGAGCCCGCAGGTAGAGTCCCAAGGCGCACCGAGGCTACCAGCGGGCACAACCACGGGCCGAAGGCGCCTACCAATCCCACCACCTGCCGGAATCCCGCGCTGGCATGTTTGTAAGGAGAAGATTTATGGATCAGGATGCTCTTGTTCTACCGATCTTGCTGTTCGCGGTTGTCCTTTTTCTTGCCGTTGCAACATTGGTCGTCGGCGTGATCGAGCTGGCCTTTTCCGAGAGCGGGGCATCGGCCAAGCCGCAAAACAGCGCAAGCAGTACGTCACCACCGTTGTCAAGGTGCTTCTCTCTGTGGGCGCCGGGGCCATAGTGGCCATACTGTTCCTGGAGCCGGACTCATGGAGCGAAGTATTGCCGGGGTTGCCTACTTACGCGCCGGCGGTGTCGCTGATTGCTGTAGTCATCGCCGCGCTTGTCTCTTACAAACTGGAGGTAGCAAGCGAAGTACCTGGTACGTTGCATGACTTGCACACCGATCTCAAGAAGTCCTGGGCCGAAGAGGAGATCCTGAGCAGGTATTCGTTGGCACGCCACAGGAGTTGGCTGGAAGGCTTCAAAGCAACCAATGGCGGTCGTTCAATGACGTCATCGAAGCGATCCCTCGACCCGCGATTCCAAGCCGCCATCGACCTGTCTCTAAATGGGAACTATCCTGTAGAACGGCCCGTAGCGGCGATCTTAGAGCCTCTCATGGCTCTAAGGTACTTAGTGCCAAACAGGCCACTGCTAGGCGCTCTGACGGCTTGAGGGCGCGTTTAGACGGTACTGGCTTCGAGTCGCCCTTGAGATGAGCCGGTGGAGTCCAGCCAGGGAACGATTAGAAGTTCCACTCCCAGGAGGCGGAGCCGAACAGATCCCGGAACACCAGCGTGCCGGTGGTTTCGGGGACGTCCAGAACGACCTTGGCAGCAACCTTCTCAGCCGGCCCCATGCCGGCGCTCGGGAACGTCTCAGCGTCATCCAGGCATAAGAATGAGGGGCCGGTCCACAAGCTGCCGTTGAACGTCGTGCCAGCAGCGGTGATGAACTTGAAGCTGACCGGGCTGACGTCGAACGACTTGACCGTAGCGTTGCCCAGTGCCGGCGTCGTCTCGGCGGTGACGTCCAGGACCACAAAGTGGCCATTCTCGGCCGGCTGCGCGAACTGCGCCGTGCACGCAGCGTCAACCGTAATGGCGTTGATGGTGAAGTTGACCGTCGCCTCTTTGGTCTCGGAATCGAACATCCCGGCAGGCTCACCAATCGCCTTGATGAAGTTGCCGCGGGCAGACTTGGACGGCTCTGCAGCAGCCGGAGCTGCAGCGGAGCTGGCACTACCGCCGACAGGCGTAACGGTAGGCGCCGTAGCGTTCGGGTTGTTGCTACTGCAAGCGGACAATCCGAGTCCAGCAGCCGCAGCAATGAGCACAACGGTAGCCAGGGGCTTTGTGTACTTCATGGTCTCCACGGTGCCGCCCATGTCAGTAGCCTCTGCATTCTGCTTTGGCGGCGATCACTTGCGGGGACAGCGCCTCGACTTTCAGCGCCAGGGTGTCCAGCTTGGCGGTGGAGGCCTCGATCCCGGAGATGTTGAATCGCGCCGCTGCTTCCATCGCGTCGGAGCTGTACCCCAGCCCCTCGCTGGCGTAGCCGAGCACCTGCTCGGACAGGTCAATGTACCGCTGGCAAGCGGCAGGGGTGACCTCTACCACCCGCTCGACCTCGACGGTCTTAGCGGAAGTAGATCCGGCACCGATGCCGAAGGTGATCAGCAGTGCGCCGAAAGCGCCTGCCACCTGCAGCCCGGTGCGTGTGAATGGGGTCATTTTACTTGCTCCTGCCGCGGCTAACAGTGCGGCTACTCGCTTCATGGCTCCTCATCCCTGCGTGCTCGTCGCACAGCGTCTTGATCCAGCCGCACGACCGGGGCCTGCCCGGCTGGCCGCACATCCACGGCGTGCCAACATCCAATCCCATTGCGTCAAGGCAAACACGAGTAACGTGTACTCATTTCAGACAGAGCAATTGCCCGTGACATACAAGTAATGTTCGAAGTCGTCTGCGGGGCCCACCGGGACGCAGGTAACGACCTTAGCTACTAGTCCTTGGTCTCGATCCACGCCAGGATCTGGCGTGCTTCGTCCAGATGGTGCACAACGCGCCCCACGGCGCTACTCGCCGTGCCCTCCACCTGTTCGGCGTCGCGCTCCAGCGACAGCCGGCCCTCGGCCAGTAGCTCGTTGAGCCTGTCCTGTACGTCCAGCAGGGTTCAGCGCGGGGGAGCTTTACTATCTGATAGGGCCTAAGGGGACGGACCGAGGAGGCCGGCCCCTTAGGCCCGCTGCAACGTGTGGGCTACACCCACGTCACTTTCGGGGCATCCTCCGATGGCGGCGAAACCGGTAAGGCTTCCCACCAGGCCGGGTCCCCGTAGGGCAAGCCATTGGCTTTGGCCCATACGTCCATCTCCGAGCTGACCGGGATGTCGCCAGCGGGAGCGAAGGCTCTCGCATCGCGGCGCTTGGTGTTGACCGTCCCGGTAACAACCTGCATGTGGTCTGGCCGCACGCAGAGCGGCCGGTTGCATGTGTGATCCAAAGTCTTCCCCCTGGCATGGCCGCCGTAGAACCAGACGTAAGCGAAGCGGTGGGCCAACCAGGGCCCGCCTGCGTGGAACTTCCCG from Pseudarthrobacter sp. SSS035 carries:
- a CDS encoding IS3 family transposase (programmed frameshift): MPKQFPPEVRDRAVRMTMDRLSEYPSVYAACKALAPKLGVGPESLRRWVVQAQVDAGEKTGPSSDELEEIKRLRAEVRDLKESNEILKQASNFLREGARPSPPLICRFIDEMRAEGYAVESIGAVLREQGVQVAARTYRAWKKRLPALRTIEDARITDALRSLKVPDAKGRPRPEIIYGRRKMTQWLRHNGFPEASKHTVDRLMREEGMNGLIRGRKTRTTIPGKDGRRAGDLLNRNFTAPAPNQVWVTDFTYVPVYSGFVYVALVIDLYSRAIVGWETSTVKDTAFVEHCLRMALWRREHTDRPAPAGLIHHSDAGSQYTSIRYTDTLALEGLQPSIGSVGDAYDNAAAETVMGLFKNDAVAKDSPFRAGALKTETDVIEIVFEWVHWYNNERLHSALDHQTPEQYEQTYYDLQTGTLPDATANKQAA
- a CDS encoding toll/interleukin-1 receptor domain-containing protein, whose amino-acid sequence is MNQGETKSSQRHAFISYVHEDKERVDRLQEVLEAVGVSVWRDTKDLWPGQNWEDQIRAAIKSESLVFIACFSEHTAAKTKTYQNLELVLAADEYRLRPPSTDWLLPVRFSECVVPDYNLGAGRTLGSIQRTDLFGESETLQTIRLAEVVKRIVLPEHLAEQPIEPAIAVGMAESRKADSPRAVKIQEIKALLRDPNGDISLEDLAKGVLKPIRSVLNDPEKFPTSMPSAVANSQLAHAGYFIKQIQQYDKALEPAFQLIQLGAMYGLRRHEPIWTRLVQDLASTAQRTSGNTALLALRGYPLVVIAHVASMAAIARDNYGALRAFVADPEARTTNGKIPVVMEFGPRQVVSEIQWIPSALVIAEDNGVEADETDRGTPQRKYWEAPHAYFRPYLPTPDASF